The stretch of DNA GGTGCCCGTGTATAGTGGCTGTACGGCTTTGTCATGCCATCAAATTCTTTTTCTGTGCATCGACCAAATCCAAGATAACAGGTCTTGAGCATGTTTCTTCGAAATTTTGTAACCATACAGCGACACTGAAAATATTCGTTTGTATACATCTGAAGCACCTCGGTGTTGGGTTTAGGAGGATACGTTGTTGTATACTAGATTTAATAGTTTCACAGTTTTACGTGTATTCTTTGTAATTTGTTTTCATCAAAGTGTATCAAATTTGAGAATCCATTTGCCTGTGTACCTCAGAGGAATGCAATCAATCAATAATATCGAGAGCCCGTTTTGTCCCTTTTTGTATATTAATAAGTTTTATTCTTCCGATTGGACATGGAAACCATGTCGAAGGCAATACAGTAATGAGTTTACGTTCAAACCTTTAGTAGTACAAAGAGGGTAAGGAATCATGTCCACATGTGCATCATCAAGTCAAAAATCGCCCCTATAACTACGAAGATGATTTTGTTTTTAATTCTAGGACAGAGAGACGATACAAAATGCTCATCTCCACACCAGCAAGATATTTATTTAGATTTCTATTATATTTTGAATCGTAGCAACTGGAATTTGTCATGCTACTACACAGCAGTGAAACACCCTCCTCAGAGAACAAAGCCGAAGCGACGCCGTAGTGCAGGCCGGACGCCCGGTTCATCCACCCCGAGCCTCCTGACGCGCGACGCGAGCCTGGCAACCTTGGGCCGGACCACTAGCACAACGCGCACCGCGGCCTTGACCACGGCGTACGCGGCGACCGCGCGCGCCAGCCTCAGgtcggccgcggccgcgcctgccacgcgcgcggccggcccCGCGAGCCTGCGCGCGTCGGAGGCCGCGAGCGCGAGCGCCGCGAGCAGCGCGCCCGCGAGGAAGGCCAGCAGCGCcagagaggcggcggcgaggagcgcgcCCGTGAAGGCGCAGCCGTAGAGGAGCgcgacgaggaggaggtccAGGTGACGCGTCGTCGTCATCTTAGTCTGACTCGGTCGCGTGCACGCCGCTGCGCCTGCGGACCAGCTGAGGAGGAAGCGACGCGCGCGGAGGAGGCCGCGAGGTAAAAGACAGGAATCGTGAGCGGCATTCGGACGGTGGTGGTGGTAGTGATACCTTCTGGTTCTTCGGGGGTTTCGTTGTTGCCTGCAGAGCGCGTTTGGTATGCTTCAGCCGCCGGCAACAGATAAAACAGGAGAAGCTTTCTCTATATTCTCTTCCTCCTTGTCCATTAGCTCAGTTCCTTTCTAATCCTTACTGAAATCCGCACGGTAAGCTACTGCGACGCTGCTACATCTATGATCTATCCGGGCATCCGGATCGACATGGAGTCACAGCGAAGAGATCACCAGCGGACGCCCGCCAGAAAACTAGAAACAATTTATAAAACCTGCAGCGCAGCAGCCACGGCCCActggggaggagaggaagaggcaagcagagagagggagggagggttgGGAACTGGGGACTCGGCTCGCGGCCTCGCGCTTTACCTCGCTCGGCAGGAGGGGGAGTGGCGGATG from Panicum hallii strain FIL2 chromosome 3, PHallii_v3.1, whole genome shotgun sequence encodes:
- the LOC112887606 gene encoding uncharacterized protein LOC112887606, whose product is MRPALALHHPGARRLPPPLLRGRMAPRRRRRAPPLLFIRHSPSCRARQQRNPRRTRRYHYHHHRPNAAHDSCLLPRGLLRARRFLLSWSAGAAACTRPSQTKMTTTRHLDLLLVALLYGCAFTGALLAAASLALLAFLAGALLAALALAASDARRLAGPAARVAGAAAADLRLARAVAAYAVVKAAVRVVLVVRPKVARLASRVRRLGVDEPGVRPALRRRFGFVL